Genomic segment of Panicum virgatum strain AP13 chromosome 2K, P.virgatum_v5, whole genome shotgun sequence:
TCAGGAAAGGCCCAAAATGCACCTATTGCAACACTCAACCAATGAACCAATTCACATCTGCCCAACCAGTTCCGTACATCTCGTTATTCATAAGAAACAAACCTTGAGAGAGTTCTGAATCTTATCAGGAATCTGCCAGAAGCTGTTGAATCCCAGCGCAGGCTTATGCGGCAAGCCATCCGCTGGGCGGCTGACGGCCGGTTCTTGCCTGCCACCTTCTCCCATCAAGAAACCCGATGCCCTGGAGCAAGTCACCGGAACATGAatgaattgaaaaaaaaaactgaggcGTCGCAAGCAAACGGACGCAGCGGCTCGAGTCGCAAGCAGTAAAGAAAAGGAGAGCGAGAAGTTTTATAAAATTGATGGCGGGGTAAAAGGGGGGGAAGATCTAACCTCGGGGAGATGGAAGAACCGGAGCTCGTGTCTCAGGTGGCGATTGACTCGGGGGCCTTGAGGCGATGACAGAAGGGAGCAGCAGGGAGTGACCAAGCGGAGATGGAGGCCGCGAGAAGCGACGGGGAAGGTTCCGTCGCCGTCTCGGCGAAGCTCGGCCAGTTTTCCACTGATGATGATGAAGCTGgtaccgtgtgtttggttgtggGACCAATGAATTGGTTTGGATCCAATCCGGATTTTGGGGACGGAGCCGATCCATTCATTGTTTGGTTGTACTTTTAATTTTGGGGACGAAGTGAACCCATTTTATGTTTGGTTGAAGGAATTGGGAATACGAGGGTCCCACTTGCTACTAATGGACTCCACCTGTCAACCTctcacttttttctttttatttttatttttttctctcccttatcttcttcctcagccCGTGCGCCCGGCCCCCTCCGCCTTGCCCCGGCCTCCTCTGCCCGCCATGGAGTccgcccgcctcggcctcctccgtccgccgtcgccgaggcctgccccacctcctcctcctcccgccgccgtggccccgtGAGCTGCCCTGCTCGGGCCaccgtgggccgccgccgccgctcccatcTCGCGGACCCCGCCGAGATCGGCCGCCATCCCGCAGGAGCCCCCGGCTGGATCTCTGCCTCTCGCAGCCGCCTTGATGGTCGGGGAgccgacggggcggcggcggaggaggacggctcggagcggcggcgcggcgctgggcACAGCAGGGTCATGGAGATGGGGGGCGCCCGGGACGGCGTGGAGCAGCGCTCCGGCCGGGGACGACGcggagcggtggtggcggcgccgggcggcgtcGGCCCTCGcgacggggaggcggcggcggcgggggtcgcGTGGAGGCGCCGGTTGGGGGGAGGCGAGCCGAGAATGGCGGGAGGgccggggcgggcgggcggacggAGACTTCATGGGAAGAGCGCTCAGCGACGGGGTTGGCTCTGTCCGCCGGATTTCAACAGACGGAGGCGACCCGCATATAGACCGAATATTCCCATCTGGGTCCGCTCCAACCCGTGCTCCTCCCCATCCAAACATCCTAAAAATGGGTTCGACCCGTCCAGGTTGGATTTCTTccaccaaccaaacacacgggtAGAGTCTGATGGGCTTCGCTGATTCGTGTTGGGCCCCCACATAGAAGGCCGAGATTGGCTGCGGTATGTGACACAGCATTCAGAAAAGAGAAAattttccctcaaaaaaaaaagaaaagagaatttttttataatgatggGAAAAAAAGTACAATTCATCTAACAAAATCGTACGATGGTCAAAGTAGTATTTGGAAATACCTAGACTAAAATATCTGGTAGTATAAAAATATGGAACTGAATATTAAAAAGTGGGATCGAACACtaatttaatctaatttttgtaaATACCTACCATTGATGAACGACCCGAAAAAATTCAAGACAAAAAGTACCTATAAGTATCCAATtagtactttacaatcattgtaatAAAGCTCGAAAAGAAAATTACAACTACATAAGTACATATGAATGCTGATAGTACGTATATCAGTATATGTACTTTTGATGTACAAGTAGGAATCAAAGTTTATAAATtacaacaaagaaaagaaatcacTAGAATACATATAATTCTCTCCTGCTCAAAGGGCGcaattctttctttttcttttaattgTTACTTTTGGTCACGGAGTCCGTCGAGGTACTCCGATTCCGATACCGAGAACAGCAGCGAGAGCCGAGAGCAGAGGCTCTCCGATGCCGGCGGGCAGGGTGGCAACTGGCAAGGCGCCCTCTCGGCAGGACCCATGCTTTTCCAGGCTACGCTGCTCCTCCACCGCAGGCAACTTAACTCTGTCAAAATCAACGGCTCTTTTCTCCCATCATGCGAGTACTGCATGAACTTCCATCCATGGCAAATATCTTCCAGTTGGTTTGCTACTTTGCTGTCTCACACAACCCCTGGGTTCGGCCCACTGCACTGCACGCTGAAGTGATATTCTCCACTGTGGTCGGTAATATGGTTGCCAATGCTTCGTTTGGCAGCGGCGGCTTCATGCGGACGTGACGGTATGTGTGATGACGATGCTTCATCATGTTCCGAAATCCGGCCATCTTCTGCCGGCACTTGAGGTTCCTTGCATTTCTTTTCAGGATGTAAACCTACTGAAAGTCCAAAGCTAACATGAGAAGCTAAAATTTAAAGGAGGGCCCAGTTTACTTTTAGTTTAATCATAACATCAGGGTTTCTATTAAAGTAAAACTCTGAAGCATACAATTATAAGTACTTCTGATGAAAAATTATCATTTTCATGTGACAAAACTTAGTTTCTTATGTTAGCTTAACAGCTTGACTACATGCATTATGGGACAacatcagtttttttttaaataagggGACAGCATCAATTTTGGACCATAGTAGTATAGTATAGGTTCTGCTATGCACAAACCTTAAACTTGATTCGTGCCCTATTCATGCCTATCTTCACGCGGTTGAATCTTCCTCTCTTTCATATGTGCCCATGGAACTTGTATAACTTTGACCAGTTACCATTCACAAATATCTATTTTCCCCCTAAttgtaaatatttatatttgtGGGAAAAGTAAATATATCTGCACACTTGTGATGCTATTATTTTCATAGCAGAGAAAACTGCTCTAAATCTTCTAAACCTTGAAACACGTCATATTCTTGGAAACTTCAAAACCACTTAAGTTGAGCACTAAATCAACATGCGAAGTTTCGAAAATTTTGAAGATAGTTATTAATTTGTCAGACTACACATGTAAGTTTGAAACTGCAAATtacatatttcaaaaatatatttagaaAAACTTGCATTTCTAAGATAGTGAAGAGTATTTTGAACTGAAGGTGATCCCAATTTGCACATTAAGAtgatttcaaaataaaaatctaATCTTTCATTCAAATTTCAGATGATTAGATTTTCTGCACACCAAACCTGCTGTTTCATCATTGGACAATGGATGGTCGGCTATTGAGACATCTGATGAGGAGCCAGATACAAACACTGCACTTGAACTTGATGCAATGGAAGAAAAACGAGATGGAGAGGATGTGAATTGTTGTCCAGGGATTACTTGTACTATCTCTCCATTTGAGTTTGGCTACAAAAAGAATAAGAACATTGTAAACTCGTCTGCTATGATAATTTCAAGGAAATAAACTAAGGTGATACATTGAATTTACCTTGTTAATAAATTCAGGTTCTTCACTTTTCTGTTCATCCATATGATAAGCAAATGTCAATTTTTGCTTCATATTGTTTCGTGGATAATCAACTTCATCAACGTCTGATGCGCTTATTCCTTCTTTCTTGTCTCTGTTTGCAGGCTCCTCAGGAGTGATATCTGAAATAGCACTACTTGTTCCAACTTCCTCAACTTGCTGTGACCATTGATGGGATTGCCAACTTCCAATGCTTAGAGAACAGGACTGCACTACACAATTCTGGCACCCCAAAACCTCAATTTGGAGTTTTTTGTGGTTTGAAAGTGACTTGGGTAATGCTTTGAGTCCAACACATTGTGATAAATAAAGGTACTCCAGATTACTAAGTCTGTGAAAAGAACATGGCAAATATTCTACACTAGGACAGTGTGAGAGATTCAGAAACTGAAGAGAAGTAAGGTATTCAAAAGATTTTGGGAGTTTAAGATCAGAGCAGAATGAAAGGTTCAAGCCTTTCAAATATGCAAGCTGACCAAATGATTGGGGTAGTAGCTCAAGTTTAGAGCATTTTGACAGATTCAAGAACTGAAGTGAACAAATGTTGCCAAAAAAGTCAGGGAGCATTCGGAACTCAAAACCACTTAAGTTCAAATCCACAATGGAAGAAAAGCTAGAGAATGACTGCAATAGTTCTTCAGGCAATGTTGGAAGCTTAGAACACTCCGAAAGGTTCAAGAAACGAAGTTTCCTGAGATTTTCCAGAGATGCAGGAAACCTTCTAACTTCAGGGCAGCATGATAAATTTAAATATTGTAACTCATGCAGCAAATCTAGGTTATTCAATTGCTGAAGTTTCTGGCAACCTTGGAGATTCAAATACTTCAGCGTCTTTAAGTTACTAATGAAGGCTGGTAGCTCTGTTACTTCAGTTCCTGACAGATCCAATGTCTGCAGCTTATGAAAGCCACTAATTTGGGGAGGCAGATCTGTAATGGACAAAGTTGAAGCGTCGAGGTATCTCAGCTGTTTCAGCTGAAAAACGGGAGCAGGTAACTCCTTAACAGAACATCCACTGAGATCCAAAACACGCAAATATTTGTTCACTGAAAGAACTTCACTGACATGCTGCAATTCTGCACCACTTGTCTTGAAAATTAGAGACCTTGCCTTGGAAGGCCAAGCTTTGCTACCTATTGATTGCAAGCTAGAAGTGCACACTTGTGCATAACGGTAATCATAATTTCTATTGCAGCGTTCATTCTCAGCATCTAAGATCACAAGGATATCTTCACCAGCAACTGACCTAGCAAGATCGTGTGCCAAACTATCCATGCAGAGCATTTCATCAGAATTATTGGAAATTCCTGCATTAATCTGTAAATGAAAAGGAGGTTAATTAGCTAGCTTACTCAACCAAAACGCTAAATTGTCATGGTGCAATAACATTATGGTTGATGTTAGGGGAGAATAAAGAATTGGAGAATGAACTAACTCAAAAAGACAAAAATGCACAGTTTCTAATAATAGTTTATTTCAAATGTATTAATATCATGATAGTTTATTCAAATTATCAAAGTCAATGTTATAATGCGCAtttaataaatttgagaaatgttATTAAACAAAATCTTAAAACTAAATCAGATGGACATGATTTGGTCATCAACATAAGTCCTGAACGCAAATATTTTTTAGGTATTAGTTTGAAGCAAAGGAAAATGATACCTGGGTAAAGAACTTTATATATGTGATGTTGTTTGTCTATCTTATCTGTAAAAATATGAATGCTCATAGATATTTAGTGTATGTCCATCCCAACAGTGTTGGGTGAGGTCGGGTCGGCACAagatttgttttttattttggcaaTTAGGCCCCTTCTCTGTTTGTGGGGTTTGAGTGTGTCGGGGAGTGTTTTTTAGTCTGTATGACTCCTCCTATCAATacaatgatacgcagctctcctgcgtgttcgagaaaaataaACTTACTGTTTCCATATCCATTATCATTCATAACAAGACGTTAATATGTTAACCTTCTTCATGGAAATGTTTTACTAAAGCTTATTAAGATGGATGTTACCGTGTTTCTTGTAAATTATACAAGAGAAAACAAGAAATATAAGTATTAACCAAAGAACTTACCTGAGGCCTCTCTAGAACTTGAAGGAAATAAATATCTTTAAGTTCATCAATGTATTTCTCAGCAGTAACATCAAGCGGCAAGGTTCCATGTTTGGATTCAATCATGTCAAGTGCAATCCATTGCTGAATAAGTTTTTTCTTATCAATGACATATCCTTTAGGGAAGATTGAACAATATACAAAGCATAACCTTAGCTCATGGGGCATATTGTAGTATATTATCTTGAACGATGGAAATACTGGCAAAATTTTGTTTTCGGGGTAGTCTTCCTCTATCTTCCACATGTCGTCATCCTTTGCAGCTTTCCATATCTCACGCCTCTGTCTTTGAGCATTCACCACAGATCCAAGAAAGTTGGCTACCAATGGTATGCCTTTACATCTCCTCACAATTTCTTCTCCATATTCCCTGAAAAGTGGGTCACTATAACCTGTCATTGCCCTTTGACAGAATATACTTGAACAATCATCTTCTGACAAAACAGACAATTTGTGTGGTGGCACAGTGGACACCAGCTCAGCTACTTTACTGCTGTGAGTGGTCACTATGATCTTGCTTTCTGTCTTCCCTGTAAGCAACATCTGCTTCAGCTCATTCACTTCTTCATCTTTGCCCCACAAGCTATCCAACACTATTAAGCATCTATACCTATTAAGTATGTCTTGAACAGCATTCTTGATTGACTGCATCTGCATGCTTCCCTCAATCCTTTCTGTAGTTTGCAAAACTATATCTCTCCCAATTCTTTCAAGGTTGATATTGCCCATGGAAACATGAACCCATATCTTGAATCTGAATGTCTCTGTTCTTTTATCATTGAAAATATGTTGGGCAAGGTTTGTCTTCCCAAGACCCACTGGCCCAACTATGGAAATAATGGTAAGCTCTTTCACATTGATCTGCTTTAACATGCCCATAATACATTCCAATTCTTGATCCCTCCCAACAATTTTGATATCATTATTTCTGTATGATGTTGTCTGTCTCTCATCAAAATTTACCACTGAGTTAATATGTGAGATGAAATGATATTGGGTAGGTAAATGTTGTCTTGTTTGTAATAACTCCCTCTTGGATTTCATCTTATAAACCATGCTGACTTTTGAAAGCATCGGATTGGATAAAGAGCAGAGCAACGATCCCTGAAAACTCACCATCACATTACTCTGTAAGTTTGCAATCACTGTGCGGGAAGCaaaagacaatgaagaagtatTGGTGCATTATTTAGAAACAGAGGCCCAAGGCCCAGGTGTATTAGAATTTAAAAAGGTAGGtccttttattatttttagatttagattgGTGATAAATGGATATTTAATACTACTATATTGCTGTAGTCCGCAGGTTATGAGTCAAATTCCCAGTTAGTCACATTGGAAATTCAACACAAACAAGCTACGCAAACATTGTTAGGCTATGCAATTGTTGCTATTCTGAAGCCAGGTCATAAACTTAGCAGTGATAGCTTGCCAAGGTTTAAACTACTACAGCAGGTCGATAAGTGAGGAGAAAAACAAAACAACCAACAAAATTCCTGTAGCCAAATGAGCATCAAACTGCTGTGATTGTAGTCCTTGACTAATGAAAATCTACAAAAGTGGGCTAAGAATTTGAGTTGTATGATTATAAATTGGTTTTTACCTAATACGAAAGGCCGGTTTTATAAATGCAGATTAACTGGAGCTATTATGAATCTACAACAAATATAACTGAGTTTCAGTCGGTATAATGTGAGGCATGCGTAGTTACTGGAGTAGCGTTTCTTAAATAGAAAGGACCAAATACAACTATATTCCAATCGCAATGTTGGAGCAGTATAACAAATAATACCGTATGTTGAAATCTAACTGCAGGACATTCTAAATAATAAGTCAAACTACAAAACTGCAGGAATGTTATTGCAACCTAAAGTGTCCCTATCGATGGTTAGGTGGCAAGTATCAATCGATtgtttaatctaaaaaaaaagtatCAATCGATTGTGCTGGTGCATGCATTTGGATCCCAAAATCAAATGCAAATAATAAAAGGCTACTTCTGAAAAGGATAACTTTGTCTTCTTTACCCATAGAACTAGTTCATTGCATTTAGTTACAGCAGCAATTGCCTAATTAGTTAGGAAGGAAATGAAAATGGAAAATCGTTTCACCTTCTGAGCGCAGCTGCTTCCCTCATATTGCTCCTTGGACGAGTAGTACCCATCAACGATGTCCTCGATGTCGTAAGCCAGGCACTTGATCTGGCCGAGCCAGTGCCGCAGGTTCGCCCTCTCGCTCCCAAAGGAGTTGTTCTCCGCGTTCTTCAGCAGGCCCTCCAGGTACACCAGGGTGTCCTTGATGCTCTCGAGGTCGTCGTCGAAGCTGCAGCACAGCTTCACCTCGCCCTGCGCCACGCCGATGACCTCGTTGATCTTCCGGGCGACCTGGTTCACCGCCGCGGCCACGAGCATCTCGGGGCCAACCATGGCTGCACGTGGCCCCGTGGGCCGTGGGTGGAGGGAACGGGACGAGAATTGATGAGAGCAAGAGAAATTGATGAGTGAGGTGAGGAGCGGGAGCGCAGTACCGGAAGACAAATGACAGGTAGGAATTAGGATTGAGCTAAGCGATTGGCTTCTTGACTTTGACTTGTCCAAGTCTTCGGTGGGTAGGTCTCTTTtgtttagcaaaaaaaaaaaaattgtaatggcGTACGAAAGTGTACTTCCTTCGTCCtatgaaaaaaaatgcaattctaatgtttgaaaaaaaaatctcataaaAGAGTGCATTAGTAGAAGTTGGACCTGACGAATTAAATGGCCAGATTTAATTTGCATATGAAAACTAACTTCTAGCCATCTTTTAGAAGGTCTGGTTAGTTGCATGAAGCCAACAAACTGGGGGTATGTGCGTCTTTTTCGTACCACCACTAATCTATTTGAAACAACTAGAATTACAATATTTATTTGATGGAGAAATAAGCTCATAAGTTACTTAAAACTATGAATGAAGGTCCCAATTCATACTTTCTTCGTCTTTCAATTTGAACGCATAGTATTTAGGGGGAAAAATTCAAATTATATATATGTTTAACGTATGGAGGAATTAATTCATAAGTTACTTAAAAACTCTAAATGATGATCCTAATTCTTACTTTCTTCATCTATCTATTTGAGCATATTTTATTTGGAAAAATTCAAATTATATACATGCATGTTTAATTACAAAAAAGTTCCATCAATAGATTTATATGAAAAAGAATTTTGGCATAGCAATTGATGTTATGTTGTGGGTGAAGTTTAAAGTAGAATTTTGATTTGAAGATTTTTTTCCCCTATAATTTTAGGCATGTGTTGACACGCTGTTGACGGCTGCTAAGTACTAAATTtaagccgtcaactcctgcataaatatataaaatatgAACATCAATCTAGTGGTAGGAGTTTATTACTAACCATTTTTACATATTGGTAAATaattgtatgcaggtgaaataagaGAAAACACACCTCAAGAGCATGGAAACACACTCCACAGTTCATGGCAAAAGGCGCAACAAATCAAAGCACGAGAATCGGGCTCAAATGGATCAAAAGAGACCCAACTACCAAAGCAAACCAGTTTAGAACAAAGTCTTACACATgtgtgtcgtggtgtgcaaacccacagctgggtggcgtagtgcacccgcctaatcccagagggtgattactcgggggttagctaggactagttcgatctcgctggaagaacacgatgaacacaacaggtttagagtggttcgggccgccggagcgtaataccctacgtccactgtgtgttgtattgcttgtgtttCCTTAGTCTCGAGAGAGTCTAAGAGAGTGCGAGAGGGCCTGTGAGAGCTTGCccgtgtgcagcgagcgcctcccttttatatctcaagggaggcgcatacatggccgttgggtccccgacaggtgggcccaatcgatgtggtataaaataacatactgttcatacattatggcgttgcaggcgaaggagatctcattcctagatttccttgctctgcccgcgggaatcctccgtccagcatatccactccctgtcttgtcgaaacggcgccagggtgtagcttgcggcgatGCCTACAGCGTAGctaaacgggccgtgtagcttgcggcgtaggcggtatgatggaaaagtgacgtgccgtcgtatccatttaatgcggcagacgggctctgcgcggaagcggcgcatgcggctgcactgtgtacctcggtaatatgcggtctacagtgagacctgacaaaggctgccccgcgtgccgcggcggcagagcacgcctcaaccacccgcattgaatgcggtaggtgggcgagtcttccagcggaagactcgtgcccgcgcccgcgcctgcgggacatgtggcgactccggaccccccccggcggtatgttggttctacgcgcatgggaggtccggacggacgcgggaggtcctggacccctatggggggcccgagccctcggctgttggctcggagcttcccctcatcaaggacacgtggcgtctccggacccgtcccagagcggggagcgggtccgggaccgttggcctggtgaggtaagagcctgacccgtggggcccggctgctccgccccttatggcgtagttacggatgactacgcgagtcttggcttgctgcagtaggagtgtgtatccctactacagggtaccgacagtggcccccgggcccacctcgggagagatGACGAACCCGCaagtggggccactactgtgatttgGCTCTACATAACTTAAAACCTCTAGCGTTAGACTATGCATACTACAGgagtcttgaccggctttgaccatccatcgggtttttcTCTGCCTCATCACAtggcaacggcttactgactcgtggtCCCCACATACAGTGGTACGCCTAGTCATGCGAGCGACGCTCGGctttgttgcggccggagtaaacgggatatttaccaccagcgcagttcccgaaaagcctgGTCACGCCAGCGCTTTGCGCGCACGTCggctcagcttccgccttgcttcgcgcgcgggcgacggttcggatcccgccttttcacacctttgtttgctacccgccctccctgacaagcgggcctgggcccccttgtcatggactgggcggctaacacCAGGCGTGAGCGTCACTtaggttccagcgacggtttcGGGGGGCGCCGGTtgggtcaggcttcataaagggaTGAACCGCATACCGCAgttacttttccgcattcgccttctaccttccagcctttgcgcccctttgccttcgagcctcctcaACCCCTGCTCTTCTGCACAGATTGCTCCTCGCCTCCATAGCGAAATGGCGTCCCTCGTTCGTCCCCGCCGTTTCCAGACTGAGGAGGAGCTGAACACGGTGCGCCACCTGATTGGGTGGAGTTCATAGGAGACTGCCTGGGGGATTTGAGctggctcggttcccctcggcgacCTGCGCGCTGGGGAATTTGTGTTGTTCGtctcgcacatttccaccggcttggggctgcTGATCTCCTCATTCTTTCTACTCCTGCTggaagatttcggcctccagcttcaacatctcacgctgcactccatcctcctgacggccatcttcgtccacctgtgcgagatgttcgtgggggtgcggccctgcgtcatcctcttccgccacttcttcgtcctggtgaagtccgggaagggcaaagacgaagtgggggcgtactacttccagacgaggagcgaCTTGCGGACGCCCTACATCCCCGGActcactggcgggaagtgggaggattggcgcaaggagtgggtgatcaccaccaccgaagccaacgagcgcctcgtcatgccgaccgggggatccgcctccgaccgccagtcctggagggccaagccgtccctgccgtcggagttcgactccgtgctgggcaagatcaggaCGCTGGCGGAGGGCGgtctcacctcgctgcacgtgctcggggacttcctaaagcgccggatcgcccctctGAAGAATCGGCCGCGTCCTGCCAAGAGCTTCACCGGGCCGcaagactgcagcaggacccaccgcggggaggacagcgatctgacccaggaagccctggaggtcttggtgcgggcggtgacgggggagatcttcatctcggagcacctgatccttcctcagggtgtcgtccccctcaacgaggactcacgcctgaggactgcggtgctggccaccctgccgaccctcgacgacggtgggctgaCAGCACGCCAGACTGGAGGCGACCCTGACCGTAggatccggatccctggtgcgtccggggaacatgccgtgccgagcgccgcggggtccgGCCCTTCTgtcaagggcaagcaggccgtggctggtagcaccgccacgagcggtcccagccaggcccggagcagctccggcgcatcGTCGGGGGAAGcgggccggcgcaggttgcaccacggcgacgggaccccagttaTGGAGCCCACCGCAAAGCATCAGAGGACCgctgaggacgcgggccagggtagctcccggtcTCCCAGCTCTCGCGGGACCCCTGGagaagccgcgccgccgccaccaccgccgggagatgtctccccccggcagcaacagcagcagcagcagccacgggttgcgccttcgccgccgccacgggagcagcagcagcagcagccacgaggtgcgcctccgccgccgccacgggagcagcaacagcagcggcagcagcagcagccacaaggTGCGCCTCCGCTGCTGCCACGGgtgcagcagcagtagcagaagCAGTCGCCGAGCCTCCGTGGGCGCTGGAGACCCGGTGCTTCGGGGTAAGTATTCTTccgttcactccccttattctcggtgcttcgctttttgctgaaggcttcttctctttgtttgccagggCCTCTCGCCCAGGCAGCTCTTCCACCGCCGCTGGCTCATCAGCAGGGGTCCAGGCGAccggggcctcggcggcgacggcgggagcgacggcgggtgcggggAGCTCGGGTGCGGCGGCTTTCGCTAACCCGATGGCGCCCAACGCATTGATGGCGGATGCGCCAGCGTTAGGCACAGCAATGCCCGACGCGGCGGTGGCAGATGCGGCAGTGCCAGGCGCAACCACACCTGATGCGGTGGCCCCCGAGGCCCCAGCTACGGCGGCAGTCGCGCCGACACCGGGCgcagcgacggcgagcacagcggcagcgggcgcagCAACGGCGAGCACCTCGGCACCCGAGGTCCCGATGTCTGTGCCGGACGCCCCCACCCCCAGCTCCGAACCTGCAgtagaggaagagctggaggtggtctctggtaggcggctcctgcagggtcccccgggggaggatgcggttccccttccccaggtgctggtccgggtccggcgGGCGATTGAAGAGGCGACCTCCA
This window contains:
- the LOC120676136 gene encoding putative disease resistance protein RGA1 isoform X1; protein product: MVGPEMLVAAAVNQVARKINEVIGVAQGEVKLCCSFDDDLESIKDTLVYLEGLLKNAENNSFGSERANLRHWLGQIKCLAYDIEDIVDGYYSSKEQYEGSSCAQKGSLLCSLSNPMLSKVSMVYKMKSKRELLQTRQHLPTQYHFISHINSVVNFDERQTTSYRNNDIKIVGRDQELECIMGMLKQINVKELTIISIVGPVGLGKTNLAQHIFNDKRTETFRFKIWVHVSMGNINLERIGRDIVLQTTERIEGSMQMQSIKNAVQDILNRYRCLIVLDSLWGKDEEVNELKQMLLTGKTESKIIVTTHSSKVAELVSTVPPHKLSVLSEDDCSSIFCQRAMTGYSDPLFREYGEEIVRRCKGIPLVANFLGSVVNAQRQRREIWKAAKDDDMWKIEEDYPENKILPVFPSFKIIYYNMPHELRLCFVYCSIFPKGYVIDKKKLIQQWIALDMIESKHGTLPLDVTAEKYIDELKDIYFLQVLERPQINAGISNNSDEMLCMDSLAHDLARSVAGEDILVILDAENERCNRNYDYRYAQVCTSSLQSIGSKAWPSKARSLIFKTSGAELQHVSEVLSVNKYLRVLDLSGCSVKELPAPVFQLKQLRYLDASTLSITDLPPQISGFHKLQTLDLSGTEVTELPAFISNLKTLKYLNLQGCQKLQQLNNLDLLHELQYLNLSCCPEVRRFPASLENLRKLRFLNLSECSKLPTLPEELLQSFSSFSSIVDLNLSGFEFRMLPDFFGNICSLQFLNLSKCSKLELLPQSFGQLAYLKGLNLSFCSDLKLPKSFEYLTSLQFLNLSHCPSVEYLPCSFHRLSNLEYLYLSQCVGLKALPKSLSNHKKLQIEVLGCQNCVVQSCSLSIGSWQSHQWSQQVEEVGTSSAISDITPEEPANRDKKEGISASDVDEVDYPRNNMKQKLTFAYHMDEQKSEEPEFINKPNSNGEIVQVIPGQQFTSSPSRFSSIASSSSAVFVSGSSSDVSIADHPLSNDETAGLVYILKRNARNLKCRQKMAGFRNMMKHRHHTYRHVRMKPPLPNEALATILPTTVENITSACSAVGRTQGLCETAK
- the LOC120676136 gene encoding putative disease resistance protein RGA1 isoform X2, encoding MVGPEMLVAAAVNQVARKINEVIGVAQGEVKLCCSFDDDLESIKDTLVYLEGLLKNAENNSFGSERANLRHWLGQIKCLAYDIEDIVDGYYSSKEQYEGSSCAQKGSLLCSLSNPMLSKVSMVYKMKSKRELLQTRQHLPTQYHFISHINSVVNFDERQTTSYRNNDIKIVGRDQELECIMGMLKQINVKELTIISIVGPVGLGKTNLAQHIFNDKRTETFRFKIWVHVSMGNINLERIGRDIVLQTTERIEGSMQMQSIKNAVQDILNRYRCLIVLDSLWGKDEEVNELKQMLLTGKTESKIIVTTHSSKVAELVSTVPPHKLSVLSEDDCSSIFCQRAMTGYSDPLFREYGEEIVRRCKGIPLVANFLGSVVNAQRQRREIWKAAKDDDMWKIEEDYPENKILPVFPSFKIIYYNMPHELRLCFVYCSIFPKGYVIDKKKLIQQWIALDMIESKHGTLPLDVTAEKYIDELKDIYFLQVLERPQINAGISNNSDEMLCMDSLAHDLARSVAGEDILVILDAENERCNRNYDYRYAQVCTSSLQSIGSKAWPSKARSLIFKTSGAELQHVSEVLSVNKYLRVLDLSGCSVKELPAPVFQLKQLRYLDASTLSITDLPPQISGFHKLQTLDLSGTEVTELPAFISNLKTLKYLNLQGCQKLQQLNNLDLLHELQYLNLSCCPEVRRFPASLENLRKLRFLNLSECSKLPTLPEELLQSFSSFSSIVDLNLSGFEFRMLPDFFGNICSLQFLNLSKCSKLELLPQSFGQLAYLKGLNLSFCSDLKLPKSFEYLTSLQFLNLSHCPSVEYLPCSFHRLSNLEYLYLSQCVGLKALPKSLSNHKKLQIEVLGCQNCVVQSCSLSIGSWQSHQWSQQVEEVGTSSAISDITPEEPANRDKKEGISASDVDEVDYPRNNMKQKLTFAYHMDEQKSEEPEFINKPNSNGEIVQVIPGQQFTSSPSRFSSIASSSSAVFVSGSSSDVSIADHPLSNDETAVGLHPEKKCKEPQVPAEDGRISEHDEASSSHIPSRPHEAAAAKRSIGNHITDHSGEYHFSVQCSGPNPGVV